From Blattabacterium cuenoti, the proteins below share one genomic window:
- the purH gene encoding bifunctional phosphoribosylaminoimidazolecarboxamide formyltransferase/IMP cyclohydrolase encodes MKRALVSVYEKNEKLLDFVHFLCEKKYQIISTGGTFKYLKNNGISKIKNLSNIISFSDFLDGRIKTIHPNVYGGILANRSLKKHMEYLSIHQIDTIDIVLVNFYPFFEKSKQYKNDSLIEFIDIGGPSMLRAAAKNFLYVTPITDQEDYFVIKKEIEKYGYPSLRLRKKLAGKVFNFTSAYDSAISQFFLKDDSFPTYLHLSYEKKMNLRYGENPHQKAAYYISKIHKGSMIDFHQFHGKELSFNNLRDMDIAWKIVDQFSEPACCIVKHATPCGVSLGKDIMDSFKKTYESDPISSFGGIIAFNILITKELAEKINNLFFEVILSSNYDHEVLNILKKKKNLRIIKIINNSSNYYDKDKLEYVKVDGGILVQQIDDSMSFDYKIVTKKKFSDQEIKSFFFAQRVVKYVKSNAIVVVKGTQTIGISGGQTNRIFAARQAIDRALEKRKKNLVLVSDAFFPFRDVVDVAAGSGIIKAIFQPGGSIRDEESVKACNEHGIAMAFTGRRYFKH; translated from the coding sequence ATGAAAAGAGCATTAGTTAGTGTTTATGAAAAAAATGAAAAATTATTAGATTTCGTACATTTTTTATGTGAAAAAAAATACCAAATAATTTCTACTGGAGGTACTTTTAAGTATTTAAAAAATAATGGAATATCTAAGATTAAAAATCTATCAAATATTATTTCATTTTCTGATTTTTTAGATGGAAGAATAAAGACTATTCATCCAAATGTTTATGGAGGTATTTTAGCTAATCGTTCTCTTAAAAAACACATGGAATATTTATCCATTCATCAGATAGATACCATTGATATTGTCTTAGTAAATTTTTATCCATTTTTTGAAAAATCAAAACAATACAAAAATGATTCTTTGATTGAATTTATAGATATAGGAGGACCATCTATGTTACGTGCAGCAGCAAAAAATTTTCTATATGTTACTCCTATTACAGATCAAGAAGATTACTTTGTAATTAAAAAGGAAATTGAAAAATATGGATATCCTTCATTAAGGTTAAGAAAAAAATTAGCAGGAAAAGTATTTAATTTTACTTCTGCTTATGATTCTGCTATTTCTCAATTTTTTTTAAAAGATGATTCTTTTCCTACTTATTTACATTTATCTTACGAAAAAAAAATGAATCTACGTTATGGTGAAAATCCTCATCAAAAAGCGGCTTATTATATCAGTAAAATACATAAAGGATCTATGATTGATTTTCATCAATTTCATGGAAAAGAATTATCCTTTAATAATTTAAGAGATATGGATATAGCTTGGAAAATAGTAGATCAATTTTCTGAACCTGCATGTTGTATAGTTAAACATGCTACACCTTGTGGTGTATCGTTAGGAAAAGATATCATGGATTCTTTTAAAAAAACTTATGAATCCGATCCTATTTCTTCTTTTGGAGGAATTATAGCTTTTAATATTCTAATAACAAAAGAATTAGCAGAAAAAATAAACAATCTTTTCTTTGAAGTTATTTTATCATCAAATTATGACCATGAAGTCTTGAATATTTTAAAAAAAAAAAAGAATTTAAGAATCATTAAAATAATCAATAATTCTTCTAATTATTATGATAAAGATAAATTAGAATATGTGAAAGTAGATGGAGGAATATTAGTACAACAGATAGATGATAGTATGTCTTTTGATTATAAAATAGTTACTAAAAAAAAGTTCTCTGATCAAGAAATAAAATCTTTTTTCTTTGCTCAAAGAGTGGTAAAATATGTTAAATCAAATGCCATTGTTGTAGTAAAAGGGACACAAACTATAGGAATATCTGGTGGACAGACAAACAGAATTTTTGCTGCTCGTCAAGCTATCGATAGAGCCTTAGAAAAAAGAAAAAAAAATTTAGTCCTTGTTTCTGATGCCTTTTTTCCTTTTCGTGATGTAGTAGATGTAGCTGCTGGTTCTGGTATAATTAAAGCTATATTCCAGCCTGGAGGTTCTATACGTGATGAAGAATCTGTAAAAGCATGTAATGAACATGGAATAGCTATGGCTTTTACAGGTCGTAGATATTTTAAACATTAA
- the purE gene encoding 5-(carboxyamino)imidazole ribonucleotide mutase: protein MKVAIFCGSISDRFTMKTAVDVLNSFHISNHIYVISAHRLPDVLSETLKKVENVAELIIAGAGLSAHLPGVIASRTILPVIGVPIHSHNGLLGGLDALFSMVQMPKDVPVATVGINNAYNAAFLAIHILSIKYNEIKKLLIKFRMDKKEKLINEIDKYL from the coding sequence ATGAAAGTAGCTATATTTTGTGGAAGTATATCTGATAGATTTACTATGAAAACAGCGGTAGATGTATTAAATTCATTCCATATAAGTAATCATATTTATGTTATATCTGCTCATCGTTTACCCGATGTCTTATCAGAAACTCTGAAAAAAGTAGAAAACGTAGCAGAATTGATTATTGCTGGAGCTGGATTATCTGCTCATTTACCAGGTGTAATAGCCTCTAGAACAATTTTACCTGTGATAGGTGTTCCAATTCATTCCCATAATGGATTATTAGGTGGATTAGATGCCCTTTTTTCCATGGTTCAAATGCCTAAAGATGTTCCAGTAGCTACAGTAGGAATAAATAATGCATATAATGCTGCTTTTTTAGCTATTCATATATTATCTATTAAATATAACGAAATAAAAAAATTATTAATAAAATTTAGAATGGATAAAAAAGAAAAACTAATAAATGAAATAGATAAATATTTGTGA
- the purC gene encoding phosphoribosylaminoimidazolesuccinocarboxamide synthase, translating into MSSSLTKKFFLLEGKTKKIFSTENPNKIILHYKDELSALNGLKKEFLQKKGILNNEISSFLFKKMNYYGINTHFIRKINNREQLCHKVNMIPLEFVIRNIITGSMSKRLGIKKGTIPSNTIFEIFYKNDALMDPFINIHHAVFICDVSYEELNIIHQITLNINNFLKKLFLDKNIILVDFKIEFGKNKKNKILLSDEISPDTCRLWDKKTNKKLDKDVFRNNSHKNILDIYMEVLKRLNVPNNN; encoded by the coding sequence ATGAGTAGCAGTCTAACTAAAAAATTTTTTTTATTGGAAGGAAAAACAAAAAAAATATTTTCTACAGAAAATCCGAATAAGATTATCCTTCACTATAAGGATGAACTATCAGCTTTGAATGGATTAAAGAAAGAATTTTTACAAAAAAAAGGTATTTTAAATAATGAAATTAGTTCCTTTTTATTTAAAAAAATGAACTATTATGGAATAAATACTCATTTTATTCGAAAAATTAACAATAGGGAACAATTATGTCATAAAGTCAATATGATTCCATTAGAATTTGTTATTCGAAATATTATTACTGGGAGTATGTCTAAACGTTTAGGAATAAAAAAAGGAACCATACCTTCGAATACTATTTTTGAAATTTTTTACAAAAATGATGCATTAATGGATCCATTCATTAATATCCATCATGCCGTTTTTATATGTGACGTTTCTTATGAAGAATTAAATATTATTCATCAAATAACATTGAATATTAACAATTTTTTAAAAAAATTGTTTTTAGATAAAAACATTATATTAGTAGATTTTAAAATAGAATTTGGAAAAAATAAGAAAAATAAAATTTTACTTTCTGATGAAATCAGTCCGGATACATGTCGCTTATGGGATAAAAAAACAAATAAAAAACTTGATAAAGATGTATTTAGAAATAATTCACATAAAAATATCTTGGATATTTATATGGAAGTCTTAAAAAGACTGAATGTTCCTAATAATAATTAG
- the purM gene encoding phosphoribosylformylglycinamidine cyclo-ligase, which yields MKENHRVVCKINPILEETYNNQVLSSLDFFSSLYKISLFGYKEPILVSGVDGVGTKLRLAIEFEKYETIGEDCFAMCVNDILCHGAKPLFFLDYLACGKLNSNIVEKIIQGIANSCKKTNTCLIGGETAEMPGIYRKNDYDIAGFCVGIVEKKNIINGKENIQEGDILIGLPSLGVHSNGFSLIRKIFSKKDFLMNKIKNKPLYEILLIPTKIYHDPIHFLLKNFFIHGLAHITGGGINENLIRILPENLSVIVEKNKIPVQPIFSHIQKKGFISEEKMWNTFNMGVGMIIIASFQDKKNLLKRLYLLGEKPFVCGYIIRGNKKVFLK from the coding sequence ATGAAAGAAAATCATCGTGTTGTCTGTAAAATTAATCCAATTTTAGAAGAAACTTATAATAATCAAGTTCTTAGTTCTTTGGATTTTTTTTCTTCTCTCTATAAAATATCTTTATTCGGATACAAAGAGCCTATATTAGTTTCAGGTGTTGATGGAGTAGGGACAAAATTACGTTTAGCTATTGAATTTGAAAAATATGAAACTATTGGAGAAGATTGTTTTGCTATGTGTGTAAATGATATTTTATGTCATGGCGCAAAACCCTTATTTTTTCTAGATTATTTAGCTTGTGGAAAATTGAATTCTAATATTGTAGAAAAAATTATACAAGGAATAGCTAATTCTTGTAAAAAGACTAATACATGTTTGATTGGAGGAGAAACGGCAGAAATGCCTGGTATTTACAGAAAAAATGATTATGATATTGCTGGATTTTGTGTTGGTATAGTAGAAAAAAAAAATATTATAAATGGGAAAGAAAATATTCAAGAAGGAGATATATTAATCGGACTTCCTTCTTTGGGCGTTCATAGTAATGGATTTTCTTTAATTAGAAAGATTTTTTCTAAAAAAGATTTTTTAATGAATAAAATTAAAAATAAACCATTGTATGAAATTCTTTTAATTCCAACTAAAATTTATCATGATCCTATACATTTTTTGTTAAAAAATTTTTTTATACATGGATTAGCTCATATAACTGGAGGTGGAATTAATGAAAATCTCATTCGTATACTTCCAGAAAATTTATCTGTTATAGTAGAAAAGAATAAAATTCCTGTTCAACCAATCTTTTCCCATATACAAAAAAAAGGATTTATCTCAGAGGAAAAAATGTGGAATACTTTTAATATGGGAGTTGGAATGATTATCATAGCTTCTTTTCAAGATAAAAAAAATCTTTTGAAAAGATTATATTTGTTAGGAGAAAAACCTTTTGTCTGTGGTTATATCATTAGAGGAAATAAAAAAGTATTTTTGAAATAA
- a CDS encoding phosphoribosylformylglycinamidine synthase — MKIRIFIQKKEPFDISSKKLFHELKKMNFSLSRVIIYYIYDIFHIEKKIFIDSLYKIFVDPVTDILHKNKNFKNPHFSVEYIPGKYDLRADSAIQCIKIIDPKSRVFIKTGKLMEFIGLSNPKDNLDPIKKFCINPNFFQEKNLHKKDFKINFSKKRRKRKDFVVFVKNFISLSYEEMKVFHKKWNFSIHLNDLLFIQKYFLEEKRNPTEIELRILDTYWSDHCRHTTFFTTLDDIRFYGVYKNIYQNIFDEYLKDRNSIGRSKYPINLMDLSILPSRILYKQGKLKNYVIFPEKNACMIMVDVHFSDIKNKEKWYILFKNETHNYPTEIDPFSGASTCIGGAIRDPLSGRAFVYQAIRLSGSADPTNPKILDNKIPQHKICYDSAYGYSSYGNQVGIATTNIQEIYHEGYRAQRMEVGMVVGAVPVKYVKKETPMKGDVILLIGGLTGRYGIGGAAESSKEKKNEGNSNKNIQIEKGNPIIERQLQRFFRKKEVLSLIKKCNDFGAGGASVAIGELSNSLILNLDKIPTIKNANLEALEIALSESQERMAVVLSPNNVKTFIKLAYEENILSVPIARITDNNRIVFFYKKKEIFNLKSSFLNTGGSHKKTAVHVHSPIKISPFQKSRNIFFSRRTFLNVLSKLNVASQKSLVELFDSTVGSTTILMPFGGKYQMTPSEGSVHKIPVLQGNTDTVSLASWGFHPEISDWSPFHGGIYSIIECISKIVSMGASYKGIYFSFQEYYQKLGNNPDTWGKPFSSLLGAYHAQMSFGLVSIGGKDSMSGTYKNIHVPPTLISFGVTTGKCSNILSPELKRIGNKIYLYHHKLLKNEMPNFDSLKEAYDKIYKGICSGKIISVKTVKDGGISVAIAKMSFGNRLGVLIRLKNYPLFELSIGSLIIESSSVISEENFLLIGEVISSKILDINGIVIEIDEALKFWSKTLNPIFSSSRNGMEFIKKSYKKKKIFHRKNIDHRFFVKKKYKKKIVPNVFIPVFPGTNCELETIHAFKRVGAIIKTFVFKNLKEKDITESIDKMKKYIRSAKIFILCGGFSAGDEPDGSAKFITSILHNPYIKEAIEYFLDHDGLILGICNGFQALIKSGLLPYGKICIRHPFSPTLTDNQIGKHISQCVHIKVISDHSPWLYGMINKIYTIPLSHSEGRFYASKKITNILFKKNQIATQYVDLQGFPTLDRCYNPNGSVEAVEGILSENGKIYGRMTHPERYHYGLLKNIPDIKEHSIFRNAVHYFL; from the coding sequence ATGAAAATCAGAATTTTTATACAAAAAAAAGAACCTTTTGATATTTCTTCTAAAAAATTGTTTCATGAATTGAAAAAAATGAATTTTTCTTTATCTAGAGTAATCATATATTATATATATGATATTTTTCATATAGAAAAGAAAATATTTATAGATAGCTTATATAAAATTTTTGTAGACCCTGTAACAGATATTTTGCATAAAAATAAAAATTTCAAAAATCCACATTTTTCTGTAGAATATATTCCTGGTAAATATGATTTACGTGCAGATTCGGCCATTCAATGTATCAAAATCATAGATCCTAAGTCAAGAGTGTTTATAAAAACAGGAAAATTAATGGAGTTCATAGGATTAAGTAACCCTAAGGATAATTTAGATCCAATAAAAAAATTTTGCATAAATCCTAATTTCTTTCAAGAAAAAAATCTTCATAAAAAAGATTTTAAAATTAATTTTTCAAAAAAGAGAAGAAAAAGAAAAGATTTCGTAGTTTTTGTAAAAAATTTTATTTCTCTTTCTTATGAAGAAATGAAAGTTTTTCATAAAAAATGGAATTTTTCTATCCATTTAAATGATTTACTTTTTATACAAAAATATTTTTTAGAAGAAAAACGAAACCCTACAGAAATAGAATTACGTATTTTAGATACATATTGGTCAGATCATTGTCGTCATACAACTTTTTTTACTACATTGGATGATATAAGATTTTATGGCGTTTACAAAAATATATATCAAAATATATTTGATGAATATTTAAAAGATAGAAATTCTATAGGAAGATCAAAATATCCTATCAATTTAATGGATTTATCTATATTGCCATCCAGAATACTCTATAAACAAGGAAAATTGAAAAATTATGTAATTTTTCCTGAAAAAAATGCTTGCATGATTATGGTAGATGTTCATTTTTCCGATATTAAAAATAAAGAAAAATGGTATATTTTATTTAAAAATGAAACTCACAATTATCCCACTGAAATTGATCCTTTTAGTGGGGCTTCTACTTGTATAGGAGGAGCTATACGAGATCCACTATCTGGAAGAGCTTTTGTTTATCAAGCTATTCGATTAAGTGGTTCTGCTGATCCTACTAACCCAAAAATATTAGATAATAAAATTCCACAACATAAAATATGTTATGATTCTGCTTATGGTTATAGTTCTTATGGTAATCAGGTAGGTATTGCTACCACAAATATACAAGAAATATATCATGAAGGTTATAGGGCTCAAAGAATGGAAGTTGGTATGGTAGTTGGGGCTGTACCAGTTAAATATGTAAAAAAAGAAACTCCAATGAAAGGGGACGTCATTTTATTAATTGGAGGACTAACAGGTAGATATGGAATAGGAGGAGCTGCGGAATCTTCTAAGGAAAAGAAAAATGAAGGTAATTCGAATAAAAATATCCAAATAGAAAAAGGAAATCCAATAATTGAAAGACAACTTCAAAGATTTTTTAGAAAAAAAGAGGTTTTATCTTTAATTAAAAAATGTAATGATTTTGGTGCAGGTGGAGCTTCTGTAGCAATAGGAGAATTGAGTAATAGTTTAATTCTAAATTTAGATAAAATACCAACTATAAAAAATGCAAATTTAGAAGCTTTAGAAATAGCTCTTTCAGAATCTCAGGAACGTATGGCTGTTGTATTATCTCCAAATAATGTAAAAACTTTTATAAAGTTAGCTTATGAAGAAAATATTTTGTCCGTTCCTATTGCTAGGATAACAGATAATAATAGAATAGTTTTTTTTTATAAAAAAAAAGAAATATTCAATTTAAAAAGTTCTTTTTTAAATACTGGAGGATCTCATAAAAAAACGGCTGTTCATGTTCATTCTCCTATTAAAATTTCTCCATTTCAAAAATCAAGAAATATTTTTTTCAGTAGAAGAACGTTCCTAAACGTTCTATCTAAATTAAATGTGGCTTCTCAAAAAAGTTTGGTAGAACTATTTGACAGTACAGTTGGTTCTACTACGATATTAATGCCTTTTGGAGGTAAATATCAAATGACTCCATCCGAAGGTAGTGTTCATAAAATACCTGTATTACAAGGGAATACAGATACTGTAAGTTTAGCATCTTGGGGTTTTCATCCTGAAATATCGGATTGGAGTCCATTTCATGGAGGAATTTATTCTATAATAGAATGTATTTCTAAAATAGTATCTATGGGAGCATCATACAAAGGTATTTACTTTAGTTTTCAAGAATATTATCAAAAATTAGGTAATAATCCAGATACTTGGGGAAAACCTTTTTCTTCTTTATTAGGTGCTTATCATGCTCAAATGTCTTTTGGATTAGTCTCTATAGGAGGTAAAGATAGTATGTCTGGAACATATAAGAATATTCACGTACCCCCTACGTTAATTTCCTTTGGTGTGACTACAGGTAAGTGTTCAAATATTTTATCACCTGAATTAAAAAGAATAGGAAATAAAATATATTTGTATCATCATAAGCTATTAAAAAACGAAATGCCAAATTTTGATTCTTTGAAAGAAGCATATGATAAAATTTATAAAGGAATTTGTTCAGGAAAAATAATTTCAGTAAAAACGGTAAAGGACGGAGGAATTTCTGTAGCTATTGCAAAAATGTCTTTTGGAAATCGCTTAGGAGTTCTTATTCGTTTAAAAAACTATCCTTTATTTGAACTTAGTATAGGTTCATTAATTATAGAATCATCTTCTGTTATTTCAGAGGAAAATTTTCTCTTAATAGGAGAAGTTATATCATCTAAAATTTTGGATATCAACGGAATAGTAATAGAAATAGATGAAGCTTTAAAGTTCTGGTCAAAAACTTTAAACCCTATATTTTCTTCTTCCAGAAATGGAATGGAATTTATAAAAAAATCTTATAAAAAAAAGAAAATTTTTCATAGAAAAAATATAGATCATAGATTTTTTGTGAAAAAAAAATATAAAAAAAAGATAGTTCCAAACGTGTTTATTCCAGTTTTTCCTGGTACTAATTGTGAATTAGAAACTATTCATGCTTTTAAAAGGGTCGGTGCTATTATCAAAACTTTTGTTTTTAAAAATTTAAAAGAAAAAGATATTACAGAATCCATAGATAAAATGAAAAAATATATAAGATCAGCAAAAATATTTATTCTGTGTGGTGGTTTTAGCGCAGGAGACGAACCAGATGGTTCCGCAAAATTTATTACGTCTATATTACATAATCCATATATAAAAGAAGCTATTGAATACTTTTTAGATCATGATGGACTAATTCTTGGTATTTGTAATGGATTTCAAGCTCTTATAAAATCTGGATTATTACCTTATGGTAAAATATGTATACGTCATCCATTTTCTCCTACATTAACTGATAATCAAATAGGTAAACACATATCTCAATGTGTTCATATTAAAGTTATTTCTGATCATTCTCCATGGCTATACGGAATGATAAATAAGATCTACACTATTCCACTATCTCATAGTGAAGGAAGATTTTATGCAAGTAAAAAAATAACGAATATTTTATTCAAAAAAAATCAAATTGCTACGCAATATGTTGATTTACAAGGGTTTCCTACATTAGATAGGTGTTATAATCCAAATGGATCAGTAGAAGCAGTAGAAGGTATTTTAAGCGAAAATGGAAAAATTTATGGTAGGATGACTCATCCAGAACGTTATCATTATGGATTATTAAAAAATATACCTGATATTAAAGAACATTCTATTTTTAGAAATGCTGTGCATTATTTTTTATAA
- the purD gene encoding phosphoribosylamine--glycine ligase: MRILILGKGGREHAIGKKLLKDFSPMEIYFYPGNGGTNQIGNNLEKNYSTMELCFFAKKKAIDITIVGSENFLLDGIVNVFQNYGLKIMGPHYEAAKLEGDRVFSKTFMIKYGVRTPKYKVFSSYQESLDYLKKTTYSVAIKTNGLAEGKGVHLVKNKKEAKKALNSIMIEKKFGKSGDKVIIEDFLEGQECSILSILNGKNITPFLSVKDYKKIGENEKGKNTGGMGSIAPNPYMTNEIWLDFKENILKPTLEGLFAEKLMFFGFIYFGLMITSNKIYLLEYNTRMGDPETQTLLPLMNSNFIHMIQSSFLYKEISISWKKLCSCCVVLSSGGYPDKYKTGKVIEGINSLNEPFYISGANNKKEKWITSGGRVLNVVGLGNTIDEARKKAYNEVKKVKFEDFYFRKDIGL, translated from the coding sequence ATGAGAATTTTAATTCTTGGAAAAGGAGGAAGAGAACATGCAATAGGAAAAAAATTATTAAAAGATTTTTCTCCAATGGAGATTTACTTTTATCCAGGGAATGGAGGAACTAATCAAATAGGTAATAATTTAGAAAAAAATTATTCTACAATGGAATTGTGTTTTTTTGCTAAAAAAAAAGCTATAGATATAACAATTGTTGGTTCCGAAAATTTTCTATTAGATGGAATAGTAAATGTATTTCAAAATTATGGTTTAAAAATAATGGGGCCACATTATGAAGCTGCTAAATTAGAAGGAGATCGTGTTTTTTCTAAAACCTTCATGATAAAATATGGAGTTCGAACACCAAAATATAAAGTCTTTTCTTCTTATCAAGAATCCTTGGATTATTTAAAAAAAACAACTTATTCCGTAGCTATTAAAACTAACGGATTGGCTGAGGGAAAAGGTGTTCATTTAGTAAAAAATAAAAAAGAAGCAAAAAAAGCTTTAAATTCTATTATGATAGAAAAAAAATTTGGAAAATCAGGAGATAAAGTCATCATAGAAGATTTTTTAGAAGGACAAGAATGTTCAATTTTATCCATATTGAATGGAAAAAATATTACACCTTTTCTATCTGTTAAAGATTATAAGAAAATTGGAGAAAATGAAAAAGGAAAAAATACAGGAGGAATGGGTTCTATAGCTCCTAATCCATATATGACGAATGAAATTTGGTTAGATTTTAAAGAAAATATATTAAAACCTACTTTAGAAGGTTTATTTGCAGAAAAATTGATGTTTTTTGGATTCATTTATTTTGGATTAATGATCACATCTAACAAAATTTATTTATTAGAATATAATACTCGTATGGGAGATCCTGAAACTCAAACTTTATTACCATTAATGAATAGTAATTTTATTCATATGATACAATCATCTTTTCTTTATAAGGAAATATCTATTTCTTGGAAAAAATTATGTTCATGTTGTGTAGTTTTATCTTCAGGAGGATATCCAGATAAATATAAAACTGGAAAAGTCATAGAAGGAATAAATTCTTTAAATGAACCTTTTTACATTTCTGGAGCTAATAATAAAAAAGAAAAATGGATAACGTCTGGAGGACGTGTTTTAAACGTAGTAGGATTAGGAAATACTATAGATGAAGCTAGAAAAAAAGCTTATAATGAAGTAAAAAAAGTAAAATTTGAAGATTTCTATTTTAGAAAAGATATAGGTTTATAA
- a CDS encoding formyltransferase family protein produces MKKLAILVSGIGTNMRHIFHAISNGKLSTTCRISSVISDRKCKAIKYAFKKKIATFSLQKTEKKLLSQEIDKILIKNTPDLIILSGFLSILSKKFCKKWEKKIINIHPSLLPKYGGKGMYGMKVHQEVLKRKEKISGATVHYVTKDVDAGKIILNKSCKISSKETPLSLYKKISLIEKEILIQSLNYFFNQSFSKRRKI; encoded by the coding sequence ATGAAAAAATTAGCAATTTTAGTTTCAGGTATAGGAACAAATATGAGGCATATTTTTCATGCCATTTCAAATGGAAAACTTTCTACTACATGTAGAATATCTTCAGTAATTTCTGATAGAAAATGTAAAGCAATTAAATATGCTTTCAAAAAAAAAATTGCAACTTTTTCTTTACAAAAAACTGAAAAAAAACTTCTTTCTCAAGAGATAGATAAAATTTTGATAAAAAATACTCCAGATTTAATAATATTATCAGGTTTTCTTTCTATTCTTAGTAAAAAGTTTTGTAAAAAATGGGAAAAAAAAATTATTAATATTCATCCATCTCTTTTACCTAAGTATGGAGGAAAAGGAATGTATGGAATGAAAGTACATCAAGAAGTACTTAAAAGAAAAGAAAAAATTTCAGGAGCTACAGTTCATTATGTTACAAAAGATGTAGATGCTGGAAAAATTATTTTAAATAAATCATGTAAAATTTCTTCAAAAGAAACTCCTTTATCTTTATACAAAAAAATTTCTCTTATAGAAAAAGAAATTCTTATTCAATCTTTAAATTATTTTTTTAACCAATCTTTTTCAAAACGAAGAAAAATATAG
- the purF gene encoding amidophosphoribosyltransferase yields MISKFFHFFKEKRCYDKFHEECGIFGIFSPQKIDTLSLIQFGLFALQHRGQEACGFSVLRDGFILSYKSDGLVLDAFRKISNFKYFHGNAAIGHTRYSTSGGQSKKNIQPFFGEDINGKSNISIVHNGNLVNAKKIRKNLELNGMNFISENSDSEVILRLIQKYLYENNNNLETAIQKTTFDIQGAYSVIVLMKNKIAAFRDPNGIRPLCYGMLDEQTYIFSSETCGIDSIGGYLIRDLFPGEMAIVDKKKSIQLSFFKKNRYRKQRVCSFEYIYFSRPDSLIENINVYEVREKSGEKLYKKYPVQADVVVGVPDSGVPASIGFSKASGIPFKPILVKNKYIGRSFILPKQEIREKIVNLKLNSILNEIRGKRVVIIDDSIVRGTTSRRLVYILRKAGAIEIHFRSASPPIIAPCYLGVDTPSKKDLISYNDDKENIAKILDVDSLEFLSMKDLIDILGSKNHCFGCFTGKYPIKKYKKL; encoded by the coding sequence ATGATATCTAAATTTTTCCATTTTTTTAAGGAAAAAAGATGTTATGATAAGTTTCATGAGGAGTGTGGAATTTTTGGAATATTTTCTCCTCAGAAAATAGATACATTATCTTTGATCCAGTTTGGGTTATTTGCTCTACAACATAGAGGACAAGAAGCTTGTGGTTTTTCCGTTTTACGAGATGGTTTTATTTTATCTTATAAAAGTGATGGTCTTGTTTTAGATGCTTTTAGGAAAATTTCTAATTTCAAATATTTCCATGGAAATGCAGCTATTGGACATACACGTTATTCTACATCTGGCGGACAAAGTAAAAAAAACATTCAACCATTTTTTGGAGAAGATATCAATGGAAAAAGCAACATTTCTATAGTTCACAATGGGAATTTAGTCAATGCTAAGAAAATACGAAAAAATTTAGAATTGAATGGAATGAATTTTATATCCGAAAATTCTGATTCTGAGGTTATTTTACGTTTAATTCAAAAATATTTATACGAAAATAATAATAATTTAGAAACAGCTATTCAGAAAACAACTTTTGATATTCAAGGAGCTTATTCTGTTATAGTTTTAATGAAAAATAAAATAGCAGCATTTAGAGATCCAAATGGAATACGTCCTTTATGTTACGGTATGCTAGATGAACAAACTTATATATTTAGTTCTGAAACCTGCGGAATAGATTCTATAGGAGGATATCTAATAAGGGATTTGTTTCCAGGAGAAATGGCCATTGTTGACAAAAAAAAGTCTATTCAGCTATCTTTTTTTAAAAAAAATAGATACAGAAAACAAAGAGTTTGTTCTTTTGAATATATTTATTTTTCACGTCCTGATTCCTTAATAGAAAATATTAATGTTTATGAAGTAAGAGAAAAAAGCGGTGAGAAACTTTATAAAAAATATCCTGTACAGGCAGACGTTGTTGTTGGAGTTCCAGATTCTGGAGTACCAGCATCTATTGGATTCTCTAAAGCTTCAGGAATACCTTTTAAACCAATTTTAGTTAAAAATAAATATATTGGAAGATCTTTTATTCTTCCTAAACAAGAAATACGTGAAAAAATAGTCAATTTAAAACTTAATTCTATTCTGAACGAAATTAGAGGTAAACGTGTTGTTATTATTGATGATTCCATTGTTCGTGGAACAACTAGTCGTAGGTTGGTTTATATATTAAGAAAGGCGGGAGCAATAGAAATTCATTTTAGGAGTGCTTCCCCTCCTATTATAGCTCCATGTTATTTAGGAGTAGACACTCCAAGTAAAAAAGATCTCATATCGTATAATGATGATAAAGAGAATATTGCTAAAATTTTAGATGTCGATAGTTTAGAATTTCTAAGTATGAAAGATTTAATAGATATACTTGGAAGTAAGAATCATTGTTTTGGATGCTTTACTGGAAAATATCCAATAAAAAAATATAAAAAATTATAA